From Lycium ferocissimum isolate CSIRO_LF1 unplaced genomic scaffold, AGI_CSIRO_Lferr_CH_V1 ctg1649, whole genome shotgun sequence, one genomic window encodes:
- the LOC132042607 gene encoding protein NPGR2-like isoform X2: MSCLRSSEQIMMDEMVPSPESLATKDYTSSVHSSRTGVAGQTPDTGNIEEAESSLRESGCLNYEEARALLGRYEYQKGNIEAALHVFEGIDIASVTPKLKISLAERVQTQKRRSKSFSTPPLSIHAASLLLEAVFLKAKSLQALQRYKEAAQSCTVLVDILESSLPAGLPETFATTDCKLQETLSKAVELLPELCKLADAPREAIMSYRRALLHHWNLDIQTTAKIQKEFAIFLLYSGAESCPPNLRSQMDGTSFVPRNNIEEAILLLMILLRKISLERIEWDPSILDHLSYALSISGGLKTLASKVEELLPRTIDRQEMYLILALCYYGGEDEFTALNLLRKLLSSTEDNICVPGLLLASKVCAENPDYASEGIIYANRASESLQERCSHLLGVANCVLGLSLSAHSRAILTDSERVKIHSDALKSFESAGKLTKMSDANVIYHLCLENAEHRKLDAAIHYANWLLKLEGGSTLKGWMLLARVLSAQKRFLDAETVINVALEQSGKWDHGELLRTKAKLQLAQGQVKNAIETYTQLLAILQVQRKSFRLGEDLKFGDHCRTLELETWLDLASIYIKLSQWRDAEKCLFKTEAISSYSACRLYTAGLLNQSKGLYKAALGDYSNALAVNPSHVPSLVSSAVVLRKIGKRSPAIIRSLLTEALRVDRMNASAWYNLGLLYKEEGLGSASEAAECFEAAILLEDTEPVEPFR; the protein is encoded by the exons ATGAGTTGCCTACGTTCGTCTGAACAAATTATGATGGATGAAATGGTTCCATCTCCTGAGTCCCTTGCAACTAAGGATTACACATCAAGTGTCCATTCATCACGAACTGGAGTAGCTGGACAAACGCCTGATACTGGCAATATTGAAGAAGCCGAATCATCTTTGCGTGAGAGTGGTTGTTTGAATTATGAG GAAGCAAGAGCATTACTAGGAAGATATGAATACCAAAAGGGGAATATAGAGGCTGCTCTACATGTTTTTGAAGGGATAGATATTGCCTCAGTGACTCCTAAGCTGAAAATCTCCCTTGCCGAAAGAGTGCAAACTCAAAAGAGACGTTCAAAGAGTTTTTCTACACCGCCATTGTCCATACACGCTGCCAGTTTGCTCCTTGAAGCAGTCTTTCTCAAAGCGAAATCATTGCAGGCGCTTCAGAGGTACAAAG AAGCTGCTCAATCATGTACAGTACTTGTGGACATTCTTGAATCTTCATTACCAGCAGGCTTGCCTGAAACCTTTGCTACTACTGACTGTAAATTGCAGGAGACTCTCAGCAAGGCTGTTGAGCTGCTTCCTGAATTATGCAAACTTGCAGATGCTCCTCGAGAAGCAATTATGTCATACCGCCGAGCTCTTCTGCATCATTGGAACCTTGACATCCAAACTACTGCAAAGATTCAGAAAGAATTTGCCATCTTTCTTCTCTATAGTGGAGCTGAATCGTGTCCCCCTAATCTCCGATCCCAAATGGACGGTACTTCATTTGTCCCCAGAAACAATATTGAAGAAGCTATTCTTCTCTTGATGATTTTATTGAGAAAGATTTCTCTAGAAAGGATAGAGTGGGACCCTTCGATTCTTGACCATCTCTCGTATGCATTATCTATCTCAGGGGGTTTAAAGACTTTGGCTAGCAAAGTAGAAGAGTTGCTTCCCAGAACTATAGATCGGCAAGAGATGTATCTTATTTTAGCTCTCTGCTATTATGGAGGAGAAGATGAATTCACTGCATTGAACTTGTTACGGAAACTGCTGAGTAGTACAGAAGATAACATCTGTGTTCCAGGTTTGTTATTGGCTTCAAAAGTATGTGCTGAAAACCCAGATTATGCAAGCGAGGGGATAATTTATGCTAACAGAGCCAGTGAAAGCCTGCAAGAAAGATGTAGTCATTTGCTGGGTGTTGCCAATTGTGTATTAGGGCTCTCACTTTCAGCTCATTCAAGAGCAATACTGACAGATTCCGAGAGAGTTAAGATACATTCAGATGCACTTAAGTCCTTTGAATCTGCTGGAAAGCTGACAAAGATGAGTGATGCTAATGTCATTTACCATCTTTGTCTGGAAAATGCCGAGCACAGGAAGTTGGATGCCGCAATCCATTACGCAAACTGGTTGCTTAAACTGGAAGGTGGTTCTACTCTGAAAGGATGGATGCTTTTGGCTCGGGTGTTATCAGCTCAGAAACGGTTTCTGGATGCTGAAACTGTAATTAATGTTGCCCTAGAACAGAGTGGAAAGTGGGATCATGGAGAACTGTTGAGGACCAAAGCTAAGCTGCAACTCGCGCAGGGTCAAGTGAAAAATGCTATAGAAACATATACTCAGCTTCTTGCTATTCTTCAGGTTCAGAGAAAAAGCTTCAGATTGGGAGAAGATCTCAAG TTTGGAGACCATTGCAGAACATTGGAGCTGGAAACCTGGCTGGATCTTGCTTCCATCTACATTAAACTATCGCAGTGGCGAGACGCAGAGAAGTGTCTTTTCAAAACTGAGGCCATTAGTTCATATTCAGCTTGTAGATTATATACTGCTG GTTTGCTTAACCAATCGAAGGGCCTATATAAAGCAGCGCTTGGAGACTATTCCAATGCTTTGGCTGTTAATCCATCCCACGTACCAAGTCTGGTATCAAGTGCAGTGGTGCTTAGGAAGATAGGTAAACGGTCTCCTGCAATTATTCGAAGCCTTCTAACAGAAGCACTAAGGGTTGATCGGATGAATGCTTCTGCATGGTATAATCTGGGCCTGCTTTACAAAGAGGAAGGTTTAGGTTCAGCATCGGAAGCTGCTGAGTGTTTTGAAGCTGCTATTCTTCTGGAAGATACTGAACCTGTTGAGCCATTTAGATGA
- the LOC132042607 gene encoding protein NPGR2-like isoform X1 produces the protein MSCLRSSEQIMMDEMVPSPESLATKDYTSSVHSSRTGVAGQTPDTGNIEEAESSLRESGCLNYEEARALLGRYEYQKGNIEAALHVFEGIDIASVTPKLKISLAERVQTQKRRSKSFSTPPLSIHAASLLLEAVFLKAKSLQALQRYKEAAQSCTVLVDILESSLPAGLPETFATTDCKLQETLSKAVELLPELCKLADAPREAIMSYRRALLHHWNLDIQTTAKIQKEFAIFLLYSGAESCPPNLRSQMDGTSFVPRNNIEEAILLLMILLRKISLERIEWDPSILDHLSYALSISGGLKTLASKVEELLPRTIDRQEMYLILALCYYGGEDEFTALNLLRKLLSSTEDNICVPGLLLASKVCAENPDYASEGIIYANRASESLQERCSHLLGVANCVLGLSLSAHSRAILTDSERVKIHSDALKSFESAGKLTKMSDANVIYHLCLENAEHRKLDAAIHYANWLLKLEGGSTLKGWMLLARVLSAQKRFLDAETVINVALEQSGKWDHGELLRTKAKLQLAQGQVKNAIETYTQLLAILQVQRKSFRLGEDLKEFGDHCRTLELETWLDLASIYIKLSQWRDAEKCLFKTEAISSYSACRLYTAGLLNQSKGLYKAALGDYSNALAVNPSHVPSLVSSAVVLRKIGKRSPAIIRSLLTEALRVDRMNASAWYNLGLLYKEEGLGSASEAAECFEAAILLEDTEPVEPFR, from the exons ATGAGTTGCCTACGTTCGTCTGAACAAATTATGATGGATGAAATGGTTCCATCTCCTGAGTCCCTTGCAACTAAGGATTACACATCAAGTGTCCATTCATCACGAACTGGAGTAGCTGGACAAACGCCTGATACTGGCAATATTGAAGAAGCCGAATCATCTTTGCGTGAGAGTGGTTGTTTGAATTATGAG GAAGCAAGAGCATTACTAGGAAGATATGAATACCAAAAGGGGAATATAGAGGCTGCTCTACATGTTTTTGAAGGGATAGATATTGCCTCAGTGACTCCTAAGCTGAAAATCTCCCTTGCCGAAAGAGTGCAAACTCAAAAGAGACGTTCAAAGAGTTTTTCTACACCGCCATTGTCCATACACGCTGCCAGTTTGCTCCTTGAAGCAGTCTTTCTCAAAGCGAAATCATTGCAGGCGCTTCAGAGGTACAAAG AAGCTGCTCAATCATGTACAGTACTTGTGGACATTCTTGAATCTTCATTACCAGCAGGCTTGCCTGAAACCTTTGCTACTACTGACTGTAAATTGCAGGAGACTCTCAGCAAGGCTGTTGAGCTGCTTCCTGAATTATGCAAACTTGCAGATGCTCCTCGAGAAGCAATTATGTCATACCGCCGAGCTCTTCTGCATCATTGGAACCTTGACATCCAAACTACTGCAAAGATTCAGAAAGAATTTGCCATCTTTCTTCTCTATAGTGGAGCTGAATCGTGTCCCCCTAATCTCCGATCCCAAATGGACGGTACTTCATTTGTCCCCAGAAACAATATTGAAGAAGCTATTCTTCTCTTGATGATTTTATTGAGAAAGATTTCTCTAGAAAGGATAGAGTGGGACCCTTCGATTCTTGACCATCTCTCGTATGCATTATCTATCTCAGGGGGTTTAAAGACTTTGGCTAGCAAAGTAGAAGAGTTGCTTCCCAGAACTATAGATCGGCAAGAGATGTATCTTATTTTAGCTCTCTGCTATTATGGAGGAGAAGATGAATTCACTGCATTGAACTTGTTACGGAAACTGCTGAGTAGTACAGAAGATAACATCTGTGTTCCAGGTTTGTTATTGGCTTCAAAAGTATGTGCTGAAAACCCAGATTATGCAAGCGAGGGGATAATTTATGCTAACAGAGCCAGTGAAAGCCTGCAAGAAAGATGTAGTCATTTGCTGGGTGTTGCCAATTGTGTATTAGGGCTCTCACTTTCAGCTCATTCAAGAGCAATACTGACAGATTCCGAGAGAGTTAAGATACATTCAGATGCACTTAAGTCCTTTGAATCTGCTGGAAAGCTGACAAAGATGAGTGATGCTAATGTCATTTACCATCTTTGTCTGGAAAATGCCGAGCACAGGAAGTTGGATGCCGCAATCCATTACGCAAACTGGTTGCTTAAACTGGAAGGTGGTTCTACTCTGAAAGGATGGATGCTTTTGGCTCGGGTGTTATCAGCTCAGAAACGGTTTCTGGATGCTGAAACTGTAATTAATGTTGCCCTAGAACAGAGTGGAAAGTGGGATCATGGAGAACTGTTGAGGACCAAAGCTAAGCTGCAACTCGCGCAGGGTCAAGTGAAAAATGCTATAGAAACATATACTCAGCTTCTTGCTATTCTTCAGGTTCAGAGAAAAAGCTTCAGATTGGGAGAAGATCTCAAG GAGTTTGGAGACCATTGCAGAACATTGGAGCTGGAAACCTGGCTGGATCTTGCTTCCATCTACATTAAACTATCGCAGTGGCGAGACGCAGAGAAGTGTCTTTTCAAAACTGAGGCCATTAGTTCATATTCAGCTTGTAGATTATATACTGCTG GTTTGCTTAACCAATCGAAGGGCCTATATAAAGCAGCGCTTGGAGACTATTCCAATGCTTTGGCTGTTAATCCATCCCACGTACCAAGTCTGGTATCAAGTGCAGTGGTGCTTAGGAAGATAGGTAAACGGTCTCCTGCAATTATTCGAAGCCTTCTAACAGAAGCACTAAGGGTTGATCGGATGAATGCTTCTGCATGGTATAATCTGGGCCTGCTTTACAAAGAGGAAGGTTTAGGTTCAGCATCGGAAGCTGCTGAGTGTTTTGAAGCTGCTATTCTTCTGGAAGATACTGAACCTGTTGAGCCATTTAGATGA
- the LOC132042607 gene encoding protein NPGR2-like isoform X4 has product MSCLRSSEQIMMDEMVPSPESLATKDYTSSVHSSRTGVAGQTPDTGNIEEAESSLRESGCLNYEEARALLGRYEYQKGNIEAALHVFEGIDIASVTPKLKISLAERVQTQKRRSKSFSTPPLSIHAASLLLEAVFLKAKSLQALQRYKEAAQSCTVLVDILESSLPAGLPETFATTDCKLQETLSKAVELLPELCKLADAPREAIMSYRRALLHHWNLDIQTTAKIQKEFAIFLLYSGAESCPPNLRSQMDGGLKTLASKVEELLPRTIDRQEMYLILALCYYGGEDEFTALNLLRKLLSSTEDNICVPGLLLASKVCAENPDYASEGIIYANRASESLQERCSHLLGVANCVLGLSLSAHSRAILTDSERVKIHSDALKSFESAGKLTKMSDANVIYHLCLENAEHRKLDAAIHYANWLLKLEGGSTLKGWMLLARVLSAQKRFLDAETVINVALEQSGKWDHGELLRTKAKLQLAQGQVKNAIETYTQLLAILQVQRKSFRLGEDLKEFGDHCRTLELETWLDLASIYIKLSQWRDAEKCLFKTEAISSYSACRLYTAGLLNQSKGLYKAALGDYSNALAVNPSHVPSLVSSAVVLRKIGKRSPAIIRSLLTEALRVDRMNASAWYNLGLLYKEEGLGSASEAAECFEAAILLEDTEPVEPFR; this is encoded by the exons ATGAGTTGCCTACGTTCGTCTGAACAAATTATGATGGATGAAATGGTTCCATCTCCTGAGTCCCTTGCAACTAAGGATTACACATCAAGTGTCCATTCATCACGAACTGGAGTAGCTGGACAAACGCCTGATACTGGCAATATTGAAGAAGCCGAATCATCTTTGCGTGAGAGTGGTTGTTTGAATTATGAG GAAGCAAGAGCATTACTAGGAAGATATGAATACCAAAAGGGGAATATAGAGGCTGCTCTACATGTTTTTGAAGGGATAGATATTGCCTCAGTGACTCCTAAGCTGAAAATCTCCCTTGCCGAAAGAGTGCAAACTCAAAAGAGACGTTCAAAGAGTTTTTCTACACCGCCATTGTCCATACACGCTGCCAGTTTGCTCCTTGAAGCAGTCTTTCTCAAAGCGAAATCATTGCAGGCGCTTCAGAGGTACAAAG AAGCTGCTCAATCATGTACAGTACTTGTGGACATTCTTGAATCTTCATTACCAGCAGGCTTGCCTGAAACCTTTGCTACTACTGACTGTAAATTGCAGGAGACTCTCAGCAAGGCTGTTGAGCTGCTTCCTGAATTATGCAAACTTGCAGATGCTCCTCGAGAAGCAATTATGTCATACCGCCGAGCTCTTCTGCATCATTGGAACCTTGACATCCAAACTACTGCAAAGATTCAGAAAGAATTTGCCATCTTTCTTCTCTATAGTGGAGCTGAATCGTGTCCCCCTAATCTCCGATCCCAAATGGACG GGGGTTTAAAGACTTTGGCTAGCAAAGTAGAAGAGTTGCTTCCCAGAACTATAGATCGGCAAGAGATGTATCTTATTTTAGCTCTCTGCTATTATGGAGGAGAAGATGAATTCACTGCATTGAACTTGTTACGGAAACTGCTGAGTAGTACAGAAGATAACATCTGTGTTCCAGGTTTGTTATTGGCTTCAAAAGTATGTGCTGAAAACCCAGATTATGCAAGCGAGGGGATAATTTATGCTAACAGAGCCAGTGAAAGCCTGCAAGAAAGATGTAGTCATTTGCTGGGTGTTGCCAATTGTGTATTAGGGCTCTCACTTTCAGCTCATTCAAGAGCAATACTGACAGATTCCGAGAGAGTTAAGATACATTCAGATGCACTTAAGTCCTTTGAATCTGCTGGAAAGCTGACAAAGATGAGTGATGCTAATGTCATTTACCATCTTTGTCTGGAAAATGCCGAGCACAGGAAGTTGGATGCCGCAATCCATTACGCAAACTGGTTGCTTAAACTGGAAGGTGGTTCTACTCTGAAAGGATGGATGCTTTTGGCTCGGGTGTTATCAGCTCAGAAACGGTTTCTGGATGCTGAAACTGTAATTAATGTTGCCCTAGAACAGAGTGGAAAGTGGGATCATGGAGAACTGTTGAGGACCAAAGCTAAGCTGCAACTCGCGCAGGGTCAAGTGAAAAATGCTATAGAAACATATACTCAGCTTCTTGCTATTCTTCAGGTTCAGAGAAAAAGCTTCAGATTGGGAGAAGATCTCAAG GAGTTTGGAGACCATTGCAGAACATTGGAGCTGGAAACCTGGCTGGATCTTGCTTCCATCTACATTAAACTATCGCAGTGGCGAGACGCAGAGAAGTGTCTTTTCAAAACTGAGGCCATTAGTTCATATTCAGCTTGTAGATTATATACTGCTG GTTTGCTTAACCAATCGAAGGGCCTATATAAAGCAGCGCTTGGAGACTATTCCAATGCTTTGGCTGTTAATCCATCCCACGTACCAAGTCTGGTATCAAGTGCAGTGGTGCTTAGGAAGATAGGTAAACGGTCTCCTGCAATTATTCGAAGCCTTCTAACAGAAGCACTAAGGGTTGATCGGATGAATGCTTCTGCATGGTATAATCTGGGCCTGCTTTACAAAGAGGAAGGTTTAGGTTCAGCATCGGAAGCTGCTGAGTGTTTTGAAGCTGCTATTCTTCTGGAAGATACTGAACCTGTTGAGCCATTTAGATGA
- the LOC132042607 gene encoding protein NPGR2-like isoform X3, producing the protein MSCLRSSEQIMMDEMVPSPESLATKDYTSSVHSSRTGVAGQTPDTGNIEEAESSLRESGCLNYEEARALLGRYEYQKGNIEAALHVFEGIDIASVTPKLKISLAERVQTQKRRSKSFSTPPLSIHAASLLLEAVFLKAKSLQALQRYKEAAQSCTVLVDILESSLPAGLPETFATTDCKLQETLSKAVELLPELCKLADAPREAIMSYRRALLHHWNLDIQTTAKIQKEFAIFLLYSGAESCPPNLRSQMDGTSFVPRNNIEEAILLLMILLRKISLERIEWDPSILDHLSYALSISGGLKTLASKVEELLPRTIDRQEMYLILALCYYGGEDEFTALNLLRKLLSSTEDNICVPGLLLASKVCAENPDYASEGIIYANRASESLQERCSHLLGVANCVLGLSLSAHSRAILTDSERVKIHSDALKSFESAGKLTKMSDANVIYHLCLENAEHRKLDAAIHYANWLLKLEGGSTLKGWMLLARVLSAQKRFLDAETVINVALEQSGKWDHGELLRTKAKLQLAQGQVKNAIETYTQLLAILQVQRKSFRLGEDLKEFGDHCRTLELETWLDLASIYIKLSQWRDAEKCLFKTEAISSYSACRLYTAGLLVLPAENPIDIWCFKLYMSKGSGKLIDLTISYLWAVRRCGGINFLFTNILLVIHSSKFYLK; encoded by the exons ATGAGTTGCCTACGTTCGTCTGAACAAATTATGATGGATGAAATGGTTCCATCTCCTGAGTCCCTTGCAACTAAGGATTACACATCAAGTGTCCATTCATCACGAACTGGAGTAGCTGGACAAACGCCTGATACTGGCAATATTGAAGAAGCCGAATCATCTTTGCGTGAGAGTGGTTGTTTGAATTATGAG GAAGCAAGAGCATTACTAGGAAGATATGAATACCAAAAGGGGAATATAGAGGCTGCTCTACATGTTTTTGAAGGGATAGATATTGCCTCAGTGACTCCTAAGCTGAAAATCTCCCTTGCCGAAAGAGTGCAAACTCAAAAGAGACGTTCAAAGAGTTTTTCTACACCGCCATTGTCCATACACGCTGCCAGTTTGCTCCTTGAAGCAGTCTTTCTCAAAGCGAAATCATTGCAGGCGCTTCAGAGGTACAAAG AAGCTGCTCAATCATGTACAGTACTTGTGGACATTCTTGAATCTTCATTACCAGCAGGCTTGCCTGAAACCTTTGCTACTACTGACTGTAAATTGCAGGAGACTCTCAGCAAGGCTGTTGAGCTGCTTCCTGAATTATGCAAACTTGCAGATGCTCCTCGAGAAGCAATTATGTCATACCGCCGAGCTCTTCTGCATCATTGGAACCTTGACATCCAAACTACTGCAAAGATTCAGAAAGAATTTGCCATCTTTCTTCTCTATAGTGGAGCTGAATCGTGTCCCCCTAATCTCCGATCCCAAATGGACGGTACTTCATTTGTCCCCAGAAACAATATTGAAGAAGCTATTCTTCTCTTGATGATTTTATTGAGAAAGATTTCTCTAGAAAGGATAGAGTGGGACCCTTCGATTCTTGACCATCTCTCGTATGCATTATCTATCTCAGGGGGTTTAAAGACTTTGGCTAGCAAAGTAGAAGAGTTGCTTCCCAGAACTATAGATCGGCAAGAGATGTATCTTATTTTAGCTCTCTGCTATTATGGAGGAGAAGATGAATTCACTGCATTGAACTTGTTACGGAAACTGCTGAGTAGTACAGAAGATAACATCTGTGTTCCAGGTTTGTTATTGGCTTCAAAAGTATGTGCTGAAAACCCAGATTATGCAAGCGAGGGGATAATTTATGCTAACAGAGCCAGTGAAAGCCTGCAAGAAAGATGTAGTCATTTGCTGGGTGTTGCCAATTGTGTATTAGGGCTCTCACTTTCAGCTCATTCAAGAGCAATACTGACAGATTCCGAGAGAGTTAAGATACATTCAGATGCACTTAAGTCCTTTGAATCTGCTGGAAAGCTGACAAAGATGAGTGATGCTAATGTCATTTACCATCTTTGTCTGGAAAATGCCGAGCACAGGAAGTTGGATGCCGCAATCCATTACGCAAACTGGTTGCTTAAACTGGAAGGTGGTTCTACTCTGAAAGGATGGATGCTTTTGGCTCGGGTGTTATCAGCTCAGAAACGGTTTCTGGATGCTGAAACTGTAATTAATGTTGCCCTAGAACAGAGTGGAAAGTGGGATCATGGAGAACTGTTGAGGACCAAAGCTAAGCTGCAACTCGCGCAGGGTCAAGTGAAAAATGCTATAGAAACATATACTCAGCTTCTTGCTATTCTTCAGGTTCAGAGAAAAAGCTTCAGATTGGGAGAAGATCTCAAG GAGTTTGGAGACCATTGCAGAACATTGGAGCTGGAAACCTGGCTGGATCTTGCTTCCATCTACATTAAACTATCGCAGTGGCGAGACGCAGAGAAGTGTCTTTTCAAAACTGAGGCCATTAGTTCATATTCAGCTTGTAGATTATATACTGCTG GCCTTTTAGTGTTACCAGCAGAGAATCCCATAGATATCTGGTGCTTCAAGCTATATATGAGTAAAGGGTCCGGAAAATTAATTGATTTGACAATATCATATCTGTGGGCTGTGCGTCGATGTGGGGGAATCAACTTCTTGTTTACCAACATTCTTTTGGTTATTCACTCCAGCAAATTCTACCTTAAATAG